A genomic segment from Malaclemys terrapin pileata isolate rMalTer1 chromosome 1, rMalTer1.hap1, whole genome shotgun sequence encodes:
- the LOC128845647 gene encoding claudin-34-like: MSSLSKRVTLQLVGFSLGSLGWILSCITTRHTEWRLWLVDNTTIFSSGIAHVGIWKICFPPNLKISSDDGIVCCHEFNFNENFFPVEMFLAQILLLIATFLGGLGIFFTFLPPWHFYMGTIRKTQAICLFLAGGILYIIAGLCVLVPVSWNFYSVANNSSIPFPPPFHLPSFPVAQRIGIAIPLGISSGLMLLISGIIFLYIRSPVTSIRVNPMNPRS; encoded by the coding sequence ATGTCCTCTCTGTCTAAAAGAGTTACCCTCCAACTAGTTGGCTTTTCTTTGGGCTCTCTCGGCTGGATTTTATCCTGTATTACAACGAGGCACACAGAGTGGAGGCTGTGGCTTGTGGATAATACCACCATCTTCTCCTCTGGTATTGCCCATGTGGGAATCTGGAAAATCTGCTTTCCCCCaaatttaaaaatctccagtgatgatgGTATAGTGTGCTGTCATGAATTCAATTTCAATGAAAACTTTTTCCCTGTAGAAATGTTTCTTGCCCAGATCCTCCTGCTCATTGCTACTTTCTTGGGAGGATTAGGAATATTTTTCACTTTCTTACCACCCTGGCACTTTTATATGGGAACAATTCGCAAAACTCAGGCTATCTGCTTGTTTCTAGCTGGAGGGATCTTGTATATAATTGCAGGTCTCTGTGTCTTAGTCCCAGTGAGCTGGAATTTCTATTCAGTAGCAAACAATAGCAGtatcccctttcctcctcctttccaccTGCCCTCTTTCCCAGTAGCACAGAGAATTGGAATTGCTATTCCTTTGGGGATCTCATCTGGCCTCATGTTGCTAATAAGTGGGATCATTTTCCTCTATATCAGATCTCCTGTGACATCAATTAGGGTAAATCCTATGAACCCAAGATCTTAA
- the LOC128836200 gene encoding claudin-34-like, with protein sequence MADSAPDRAETEVENLQVVKSLAITSHIPLLGFVLSVLGWILCVISIGLIQWRVWHVDNTTIISSGTIWIGIWDVCFTLNPELANGSSLMLCQRFTIQNTFSPSEIFVAQDLLMLATIMEAVAISFTLFAFWGVYKKELKKHYILVFFLTGGLLNILSSVSILIPVSWNLHSIMKNRSIAFPPSYHLPSTPKSQKVGAAIPVGFISVLLLLLGGFLLLYDRSLKLASKVYPKKKKTEQVAQSQRQTCQSKHPSDRSNQTYPQCVSSLEINLQDPQRPSGMDSCSGTHPHKGPTLKKNQVPGQRQATSFQIRSGPYPHRPSKGVIPDVNICIIDEQLPYF encoded by the coding sequence ATGGCTGATAGTGCACCTGACAGAGCTGAGACAGAAGTCGAAAATCTCCAGGTTGTGAAATCCCTGGCCATCACTTCTCACATTCCACtacttggttttgttttgagtgtTTTAGGTTGGATTCTGTGTGTTATTTCAATAGGACTTATACAGTGGAGAGTGTGGCAtgtggacaacaccaccatcATCTCCTCCGGTACCATATGGATCGGAATCTGGGACGTCTGCTTTACTCTTAACCCTGAACTTGCCAATGGTTCTTCCTTAATGCTCTGTCAAAGATTCACTATTCAGAACACCTTCAGCCCCTCAGAAATTTTTGTTGCCCAAGACCTTCTGATGTTAGCCACTATCATGGAAGCAGTAGCTATAAGTTTCACCCTCTTTGCTTTTTGGGGTGTTTATAAGAAAGAGCTTAAGAAACATTATATCTTAGTCTTTTTTCTAACTGGGGGGCTCTTGAACATCTTATCAAGTGTTTCAATCTTAATTCCAGTAAGCTGGAATTTACATTCCATAATGAAAAATCGTAGTATTGCCTTCCCTCCTTCTTACCACTTGCCTTCCACTCCAAAGTCTCAGAAAGTTGGGGCTGCTATTCCTGTGGGGTTTATATCTGTTCTCCTGCTGCTGTTGGGTGGGTTCTTACTGCTCTATGACAGGTCTCTTAAACTAGCCAGTAAGGTGTatcctaaaaagaaaaaaacagagcaGGTAGCACAGAGCCAGAGGCAAACATGCCAATCCAAACATCCTTCTGACAGATCAAACCAAACTTATCCACAATGCGTATCTTCCTTGGAAATTAACCTGCAGGACCCACAGAGACCTTCTGGCATGGACAGCTGCTCTGGGACCCATCCACATAAAGGCCCCACACTTAAGAAGAATCAGGTACCTGGACAAAGACAGGCAACCTCCTTTCAAATCCGTAGTGGACCTTATCCACACCGACCATCCAAAGGTGTAATACCTGACGTTAATATTTGTATAATTGATGAACAGCTTCCTTATTTTTAG